A region from the Drosophila takahashii strain IR98-3 E-12201 chromosome 2L, DtakHiC1v2, whole genome shotgun sequence genome encodes:
- the D12 gene encoding uncharacterized protein D12: protein MEQQQATPPKKRRHSEYHDPDYHQSDVPPSQDEDETGSQESDPSLQRKRPKVEQTEELPPPADKLQRIRELLRLEFQREITQKVEQLAEIDRRLLQGRQLLDKLRYQVVSEYYRKQQVPLTAADVAKVRGDSLFSDDVSAPQLPLHPAIKKIVGKRPVPIQNHLPERTAATLAKQTIRLRNPAHRRAERRRQQKIKEQGIVTDHSKDKEPPIPVKLEEEQPCTSRQAHERQLELNASRLNNKNKFNFVVGNTSKYIGEGSRAKTTNGQALIYKWLVYVQGKGLPQPLGTYIKKVRFHLHHSYRPNDIVDVHSPPFQLNRRGWGEFPMRIQLFFQDHLQQKPVQLMHTVVLDKTMCGLHTMGAETTVEIWLRAEQALTKRKSVKPALPASPVAAPPPLEPAAFATPLESCKPRTISITQNKEELDDNLFAGINKIELSDDIEQIEPTVLVSEPLKLSYSPRKPPSTPPRAQLRLNAAPVSASRPSVVYLPVNGRSPRQESLPGRRQLEFSPVKQETSPERPPIKPVRNGQNGQKNVVFQRAGKLYIIDPLQRKLKQAAKQQSLLKPQLSLLKPPSLTRWHLLQCMQHDHGYANMSGAVEEKLSYISHSVVEATQHARPRRLEQIFGSAQFRNMRSAVEFLLRRLPLTAMDQKKEYPFTCNTLDEFHKLTALKQRCFEYLRARLLRRCLMQHHKLQQLDVSGKEHYWSLREIVGFARVHGYTPPLKVVLPSLEKKRKRKLEAEEQLAQRVQAQLKGEPQPQLSAYCSLTSGNRLDAWIAKQTQRLLGHDQKMRDKEFIDVLGVDKPHSQASKEVQLTRRSLQTVSNRQLLYLPPPKHLDSALQLVQEMCKDINISLEPEESPPGVSQPVALTVLGQVLRTFVERLVRRSLAAKLQHETLEQLPLAAVGNTPLCLQPQDIGRVIRQYSELDFLGNTHLGVSPLEPQT from the exons ATGGAGCAGCAACAGGCGACGCCGCCAAAGAAGCGCAGGCACAGCGAGTACCACGATCCCGATTATCACCAGTCGGATGTTCCTCCCAGCCAGGATGAGGATGAAACTGGGAGCCAGGAGAGTGACCCGTCACTCCAAAGGAAGCGACCCAAAGTGGAGCAGACGGAGGAGCTTCCTCCTCCCGCTGACAAACTGCAGCGCATCCGGGAGCTCCTGCGTCTGGAGTTCCAAAGGGAAATCACCCAAAAGGTGGAGCAGCTGGCCGAGATCGACCGACGACTGCTGCAGGGGCGCCAGTTGCTGGACAAGCTGCGCTACCAGGTGGTCAGCGAGTACTACCGCAAGCAACAGGTTCCCCTCACCGCCGCCGACGTGGCCAAGGTGCGCGGCGATAGCCTATTTTCGGACGATGTGTCCGCCCCCCAGCTGCCCCTGCATCCGGCCATCAAGAAGATCGTTGGCAAGCGCCCGGTTCCCATCCAGAATCATCTCCCAGAGCGCACGGCGGCCACCTTGGCCAAGCAAACCATTAGGCTCAGGAATCCGGCCCATCGACGGGCGGAAAGGAGGCGTCAGCAGAAGATTAAAGAGCAGGGAATCGTTACCGATCACTCCAAGGACAAGGAACCTCCCATTCCCGTCAAGCTGGAGGAGGAACAGCCCTGCACCAGTCGCCAGGCCCACGAAAGGCAACTGGAGCTGAATGCCTCGCGGCtgaacaacaagaacaagttCAATTTCGTCGTGGGCAACACCTCCAAGTACATTGGCGAGGGTTCCCGAGCGAAGACCACAAATGGGCAGGCTCTGATCTACAAGTGGTTGGTCTACGTACAAGGCAAAGGGCTTCCCCAACCACTGGGAACGTACATTAAGAAG GTGCGTTTTCACCTGCATCATTCCTACCGACCCAACGACATTGTGGACGTGCACAGTCCTCCGTTTCAGCTAAATCGACGTGGCTGGGGCGAGTTCCCCATGCGCATCCAGCTCTTCTTTCAGGATCACTTGCAGCAGAAGCCCGTGCAGCTGATGCACACGGTGGTGCTGGACAAAACCATGTGTGGTTTGCATACGATGGGAGCAGAAACAACTGTGGAAATCTGGCTAAGAGCGGAGCAGGCATTGACGAAGCGGAAAAGTGTAAAGCCTGCACTCCCTGCTTCTCCGgtggctgctcctcctccattAGAACCTGCAGCCTTTGCCACTCCCCTTGAATCCTGCAAGCCGCGTACCATTTCCATCACTCAAAACAAGGAGGAACTGGATGACAATCTGTTTGCGGGCATCAACAAAATCGAACTGAGCGACGACATCGAGCAGATTGAACCGACGGTTCTGGTATCGGAGCCCCTGAAGCTGAGCTACAGTCCCAGAAAGCCGCCATCGACGCCTCCGCGGGCGCAGCTTCGTTTAAATGCGGCTCCGGTGAGCGCATCTCGACCTTCGGTGGTTTATTTGCCTGTGAATGGCAGGAGTCCCAGGCAGGAATCTTTGCCGGGGAGGAGGCAACTGGAGTTCTCGCCGGTGAAGCAGGAAACCTCGCCGGAGAGGCCACCCATAAAGCCAGTGCGCAATGGCCAGAATGGCCAGAAGAATGTGGTTTTCCAGAGAGCAGGCAAGCTGTACATCATCGATCCTCTACAGCGGAAGCTCAAGCAGGCTGCCAAGCAACAATCGCTGCTGAAACCGCAACTGAGTCTTCTGAAACCGCCATCTCTAACGCGCTGGCATCTGCTACAGTGCATGCAGCATGACCATGGCTATGCCAACATGAGTGGCGCGGTTGAGGAGAAGCTATCATATATTTCGCATTCAGTTGTGGAAGCAACTCAACATGCGCGACCTCGAAGGCTGGAGCAGATCTTTGGCAGCGCCCAGTTCCGAAATATGCGCAGTGCCGTGGAGTTCCTCCTGCGGCGACTGCCGCTAACAGCGATGGATCAAAAGAAGGAGTATCCTTTTACCTGTAATACCCTCGATGAGTTCCACAAGTTGACTGCCCTGAAGCAGCGGTGTTTTGAATACCTGCGGGCCCGCCTCCTGCGTCGCTGTCTCATGCAGCATCAcaagctgcagcagctggaTGTCAGTGGCAAGGAGCACTATTGGAGTCTGCGTGAGATTGTGGGTTTTGCCAGGGTCCATGGCTACACGCCGCCTCTCAAGGTCGTCCTGCCCAGCTTGGAGAAGAAGCGGAAGAGGAAGCTGGAGGCCGAGGAGCAACTTGCTCAAAGGGTGCAGGCGCAATTGAAAGGCGAGCCGCAGCCGCAGCTCTCCGCCTATTGTAGTCTAACCTCAGGCAATCGTCTGGATGCTTGGATAGCCAAACAAACGCAACGGCTACTGGGACACGATCAAAAGATGCGGGACAAGGAGTTCATAGATGTGCTGGGCGTGGATAAACCTCATTCGCAAGCCTCCAAAGAGGTTCAATTAACGAGAAGATCCCTCCAAACGGTGAGCAATCGTCAACTGCTCTATTTGCCTCCACCGAAGCACTTGGATTCGGCCTTGCAGCTGGTTCAGGAAATGTGCAAGGACATCAATATCAGCCTGGAGCCCGAGGAATCTCCGCCAGGCGTCTCCCAGCCAGTGGCGCTCACCGTGCTCGGCCAGGTGCTGCGCACCTTTGTAGAGCGTTTGGTTCGCCGTTCCCTGGCGGCCAAGCTGCAGCACGAGACCTTGGAACAGCTCCCCCTGGCGGCGGTGGGAAATACTCCGTTGTGCCTGCAGCCCCAGGACATCGGCCGTGTCATTCGCCAGTACTCCGAGCTGGACTTCCTGGGTAACACCCATC
- the Chrac-14 gene encoding DNA polymerase epsilon subunit 3 codes for MVERIEDLNLPNSVIARLIKEALPESASVSKEARGAIARAASVFAIFVTSSSTALAHKQNHKTITAKDILQTLTELDFESFVPSLTQDLDVYRKMVKDKKESKASKKDTSSSENANASSTAAAEEATE; via the coding sequence ATGGTTGAACGCATCGAGGACCTCAATCTGCCGAACTCCGTGATCGCCCGGCTCATCAAGGAGGCGCTGCCGGAGTCGGCCAGCGTCAGCAAGGAGGCGCGCGGCGCGATCGCCCGGGCAGCATCCGTGTTTGCCATCTTTGTGACCTCTTCGTCGACGGCCCTGGCCCACAAGCAGAATCACAAGACCATCACGGCCAAGGACATCCTGCAGACCCTCACCGAGCTGGACTTCGAGAGCTTCGTGCCCTCGCTGACGCAGGATCTGGACGTCTATCGCAAAATGGTCAAGGATAAAAAGGAGAGCAAGGCCAGCAAGAAGGACACGAGCAGCTCCGAGAATGCCAACGCCAGCAGCACGGCAGCCGCCGAGGAAGCGACCGAGTGA
- the mus201 gene encoding DNA excision repair protein ERCC-5 homolog — translation MGVTGLWKLIEPCGKPVPVETLEGKILAVDISIWLHQVVKGFQDSKGSALSNAHLLGLFHRLCKLLYYRVRPVFIFDGCVPQLKRDTIARRQQQRNKLSNEADRIQALLLQSLAKEKVVQQALGKNAELLLKSPVKRPPPAKKNDEDDLFKLPELPAATAEVDKTDESEQDTSASDSSFDESTARHSYNSSLQAIDVKSQHFRNLPADVRHEILTDIKETRKQSSWGRLHELPARSDDFASFQMKRLLKRRAVQESLEQAEQEMGGHTLTYSELCDFFSEEGIVTPTAIEQSTRQISSDEHTRFLLVRDLKKKALESTKQEVKVEMIEELPEEEEEKPSTSTKKESEEYTDLGTEFDEDLAKALSMSMEETKVYDEKDYEYDSDQELRLNRAQSKQLRHAAKGPARAYMIEYGGMNKEEVGNIMENTQLNDTQSLEKLLETTTVPADMANDSIEEAKLISQAIEESRQISQAIEESKKSPNEDKVEMVDTDTDSDLEEVMESQEPPKDKETLQICVDITKDLKDSNDLFADIFEEKDAKESDDDDDDFIEVKDSEEMALDSQDNDKPNKDKSMQETTQLKEHFDEIIEVKDSQENIPSEVKPKPDLDSILSDLKKETAAVKSIQLNLTEEAKEVPKVELSSILDDLKMKMAEVKNISLDQVKLSDSAIVLSSDDEVASKATKTVSKEEVIELCDSDDNKQNRISPNKTPCKNKSIKDFFDTSYVVKRTPDKSPAADKTPPGTPKTPQPFYRKRTPKSGRKRANDGEEDSDEEVSSPKKSSKASKSLFETKETENKKTVDPEELIKDAAEALKSQKTSEELHEMASNLAQERKELEIERNRQDRMGMSISQRMSIDCQELLRLFGIPYIVAPMEAEAQCAFLNATDLTHGTITDDSDIWLFGGRTVYKNFFAQNKHVLEFRAEQIEQTFNCNRGKLIQLACLVGSDYTTGIHGIGAVTALEILASFSGQEASVPSACNQSVLQTLIKFRDWWQAHKNSNLPPGSSARLSLRKKLKNIELHEGFPNGAVVEAYLDPTIDDNRDAFSWGTPDVESIREFTRKSFGWTTSKTDDILMPVMKKINEKKIQGSIRNYFTAKSALRVQQPQVSKRVQLAIDKMSGKIDDTPEKPKKVTRAKRAKAAPVAGDNVEGEPATSRPKRGKRKSPTESEVADAEQPSTSQFATSKPEKCPRIPNTVEVIPQREKDLEQMRLNKAKAAEILKKSAKTKKN, via the exons ATGGGTGTTACGGGCCTGTGGAAGCTCATCGAGCCGTGCGGCAAACCTGTGCCCGTGGAGACTTTGGAGGGTAAAATTCTGGCAGTGG ATATCTCTATTTGGTTGCATCAGGTGGTGAAGGGCTTTCAGGACAGCAAGGGATCGGCCCTGAGTAATGCCCACCTACTGGGGTTGTTCCACCGCCTCTGCAAGTTGCTTTACTATCGTGTGCGACCGGTTTTCATATTCGATGGTTGTGTGCCGCAGCTCAAAAGGGACACCATT GCCCGTCGCCAGCAGCAGAGGAACAAGCTCAGCAACGAAGCAGATCGCATTCAGGCGCTGCTTCTGCAATCCCTGGCCAAGGAGAAAGTGGTGCAGCAGGCGCTGGGCAAGAATGCGGAGCTTCTGCTCAAGTCTCCGGTGAAGCGACCACCGCCAGCAAAGAAGAACGACGAGGATGATCTGTTCAAGCTGCCGGAACTTCCGGCTGCAACGGCGGAAGTGGATAAAACCGACGAAAGCGAACAGGACACCAGCGCCTCAGATAGCTCTTTTGACGAGTCAACCGCTCGGCATTCCTACAACTCCAGTCTGCAGGCCATCGATGTGAAGAGTCAGCACTTTCGCAACCTGCCCGCCGATGTGCGGCACGAGATTCTCACGGACATCAAGGAGACGCGCAAGCAATCCTCGTGGGGCCGCCTGCACGAGTTGCCCGCCCGCAGCGACGACTTTGCCTCGTTTCAAATGAAGCGGCTTCTCAAGCGACGCGCCGTTCAGGAGAGTTTGGAGCAGGCGGAGCAGGAGATGGGCGGTCACACGCTCACCTATTCGGAGCTGTGCGACTTCTTCAGCGAGGAGGGCATCGTCACGCCAACGGCCATTGAACAGAGCACCCGGCAGATCAGCTCGGATGAACACACGCGATTTCTGCTGGTCAGGGATCTTAAGAAAAAGGCTCTGGAGAGCACCAAGCAGGAGGTGAAAGTAGAGATGATTGAGGAGCTGcccgaagaggaggaggagaagcccagcacttccaccaaaaaagAGTCTGAGGAATATACTGACCTGGGCACTGAGTTCGATGAGGATTTGGCCAAAGCTCTGTCCATGTCAATGGAGGAGACCAAGGTGTACGACGAGAAGGACTACGAGTACGACTCGGATCAAGAGTTGCGGCTAAACCGGGCTCAAAGCAAACAGTTGCGCCATGCGGCCAAGGGACCTGCTAGGGCATATATGATTGAATACGGCGGAATGAACAAGGAGGAAGTGGGCAACATCATGGAAAACACTCAGCTCAATGACACGCAAAGCCTGGAGAAGCTGCTCGAGACCACCACTGTGCCCGCAGACATGGCAAACGATTCGATTGAGGAGGCCAAACTAATATCACAAGCCATCGAAGAGAGCAGGCAGATCTCCCAAGCGATTGAGGAAAGTAAGAAGAGTCCAAACGAGGATAAGGTGGAGATGGTAGATACAGATACCGATTCAGACTTGGAAGAAGTTATGGAATCCCAAGAGCCACCTAAAGATAAAGAAACCCTGCAGATTTGTGTAGACATCACAAAAGACCTAAAGGACTCCAACGATCTGTTTGCGGATATATTTGAGGAAAAGGATGCCAAGGAaagcgatgatgatgatgatgactttATAGAGGTTAAAGATAGCGAGGAAATGGCACTGGATTCTCAAGATAATGATAAACCCAACAAAGATAAAAGCATGCAGGAAACTACTCAACTTAAAGAACATTTTGATGAAATTATCGAAGTGAAAGACAGCCaagaaaatattccctcaGAAGTAAAACCGAAACCTGATCTAGACTCGATTTTAAGCGatttaaaaaaggaaaccGCTGCTGTTAAAAGCATTCAACTAAATTTAACTGAGGAGGCAAAAGAAGTACCCAAGGTTGAACTAAGTTCTATATTAGATGATCTAAAAATGAAGATGGCCGAAGTTAAAAACATCAGTCTGGATCAAGTGAAACTAAGCGATAGTGCCATCGTTTTATCCTCCGACGATGAAGTGGCCTCGAAAGCCACGAAAACCGTTTCCAAGGAGGAAGTAATTGAATTGTGCGACAGCGACGATAATAAACAAAACCGCATTTCACCGAACAAAACGCCCTGCAAGAACAAGTCGATTAAGGATTTCTTCGACACCAGTTATGTGGTCAAGCGAACGCCCGACAAATCTCCAGCGGCAGATAAAACGCCTCCTGGAACACCCAAGACTCCGCAGCCCTTCTACAGAAAAAGAACACCAAAGTCTGGACGTAAAAGGGCAAATGATGGGGAGGAGGATAGTGATGAGGAGGTATCTTCCCCGAAAAAATCCAGTAAGGCTTCAAAGTCACTCTTTGAAACGAAGGAGacggaaaataaaaagactgTGGATCCTGAG GAACTTATAAAGGATGCAGCCGAAGCCCTAAAGTCGCAGAAGACCTCCGAGGAGCTGCATGAAATGGCCAGCAACTTGGCCCAGGAACGCAAGGAGCTGGAGATCGAACGCAACCGGCAGGACCGCATGGGGATGTCCATCAGTCAGCGCATGAGCATCGATTGCCAGGAGCTGCTGCGCCTTTTCGGCATCCCGTACATTGTTGCGCCCATGGAGGCGGAGGCGCAATGCGCCTTCCTCAACGCCACCGATCTCACCCACGGCACCATAACGGATGACAGCGATATCTGGCTGTTCGGCGGTCGAACTGTTTACAAGAACTTCTTTGCCCAGAACAAGCATGTGCTGGAATTTCGGGCGGAACAAATCGAGCAAACGTTCAACTGCAACAGGGGCAAACTGATCCAGCTGGCCTGCTTGGTGGGCAGCGACTACACCACCGGAATCCATGGCATTGGTGCTGTGACGGCCCTGGAGATTCTGGCCTCCTTTTCCGGCCAGGAAGCGAGTGTCCCAAGTGCCTGCAATCAATCGGTGCTGCAGACATTGATCAAGTTTCGCGATTGGTGGCAGGCACACAAGAACAGTAATCTTCCGCCCGGCAGCTCAGCAAGACTTTCGCTCCGCAAGAAACTGAAGAACATCGAGCTGCACGAGGGATTCCCCAATGGGGCTGTGGTGGAGGCTTATCTAGATCCCACGATCGACGACAATCGGGATGCTTTCAGCTGGGGCACACCGGACGTGGAATCGATAAGGGAATTCACGCGAAAGTCCTTCGGTTGGACCACTTCGAAAACCGATGACATTCTCATGCCGGTTATGAAAAAGATCAACGAAAAGAAGATCCAGGGATCCATCCGCAATTATTTTACGGCCAAGAGTGCTTTGCGAGTTCAGCAGCCACAAGTCAGTAAACGTGTGCAACTGGCGATTGATAAGATGTCGGGAAAGATCGATGACACGCCGGAGAAGCCAAAGAAGGTGACACGCGCAAAACGGGCTAAGGCTGCTCCTGTGGCAGGTGATAATGTAGAAGGCGAGCCTGCAACCTCCCGTCCCAAACGTGGCAAGCGAAAGTCTCCAACTGAATCGGAAGTGGCGGATGCGGAACAACCTTCTACTTCACAGTTCGCTACTTCAAAGCCAGAGAAATGTCCTCGGATACCCAACACCGTGGAAGTGATTCCTCAGAGGGAAAAGGACCTGGAGCAGATGCGTCTAAACAAGGCCAAGGCAGCGGAGATCCTAAAGAAATCAGCGAAAACCAAGAAAAATTAA
- the LOC108062570 gene encoding uncharacterized protein, whose product MSVGDSAIFYRNTLPLVKQRTSTPFGATSAKPLDGVERLSTKPLLPMSSTATEIINRLYEQKRISLEEPKRFHKKIDTTRLQTNSTLNLLPKYRQRDQINAVLGDLLGKHKEYSGIAKTPEDAHKLKKILKWRYIHNVQKILHNHVKQLKADINIDGRSETGSRRSQVSYRSIRASYQVPNRYAMPKKSSDTDTSPIKPIHEIFIRSQMDWLRSRLFDQDVERMEQMIMGRHVPINEDELEIFRKYKYDPQHYNILILSIGKHISDDKYEENLPILERNFQFISHQLEALSREKRIKIMQDKSKMQRAEEEVASKNSGDSCHYERIDFNEAFLEKRREVWAAFIAKQAKSPTEILLEANRKQKRKALIAQKREKRKQRKKQEQQIPKHRRSLTALYRAPRLTHREQQAIKDIREELKGRKSKCSVTSLCCLQCSRCGLIWTQRCSEDSTDGTDEHICPVYKLKESQRRSIFRSAAEICN is encoded by the coding sequence atgagtgtaggcGACTCTGCGATATTTTATAGGAACACCCTTCCGTTAGTAAAGCAGAGAACATCCACTCCTTTTGGAGCAACCTCTGCTAAACCATTGGATGGTGTAGAAAGGTTGTCCACAAAGCCACTGCTACCCATGTCATCAACGGCCACCGAGATTATCAACCGTTTATACGAGCAAAAAAGAATATCTTTAGAAGAACCAAAAagatttcacaaaaaaatcgataccACGAGATTACAAACCAATAGTACTTTAAACCTTTTACCAAAGTATAGGCAACGGGATCAAATAAATGCAGTGTTGGGCGATTTGCTGGGTAAACATAAGGAGTATTCGGGAATAGCTAAAACCCCTGAGGATGCGcacaaattaaagaaaattctcAAGTGGCGATACATTCACAATGTGCAAAAGATATTACACAATCATGTCAAGCAGCTTAAAGCCGACATAAACATAGACGGAAGGTCAGAAACAGGATCTAGAAGGTCTCAAGTTTCATATAGGTCTATTCGGGCCAGTTATCAGGTACCAAATAGGTATGCAATGCCTAAAAAATCATCTGATACCGACACTTCCCCGATAAAGCCTATTCACGAAATCTTCATCCGTTCCCAAATGGATTGGTTGAGATCTAGGCTTTTTGATCAGGACGTGGAGAGAATGGAGCAAATGATCATGGGTAGGCATGTGCCTATAAATGAGGACGAACTAGAGATTTttaggaaatataaatatgatccTCAGCATTACAATATCCTGATACTATCGATTGGCAAACACATTTCTGATGATAAATACGAGGAAAACCTCCCAATCCTGGAGCGAAATTTCCAATTTATAAGCCACCAATTGGAGGCGCTTTCCCGAGAAAAAAGAATAAAGATAATGCAGGACAAAAGCAAAATGCAAAGAGCAGAGGAGGAAGTAGCCTCAAAGAATTCTGGCGATAGCTGCCACTATGAACGTATTGACTTCAATGAAGCCTTTCTGGAAAAAAGGAGGGAAGTTTGGGCAGCATTCATTGCCAAACAGGCTAAGTCACCCACAGAAATTCTTTTGGAAGCTAACCGGAAACAGAAGCGAAAAGCTTTGATTgcccaaaaaagggaaaaacggAAGCAACGCAAGAAACAAGAGCAGCAGATTCCCAAACACAGGAGGTCGCTCACTGCCCTGTACAGAGCTCCAAGGCTTACGCACCGAGAGCAACAAGCCATCAAGGATATCCGGGAGGAGCTGAAGGGCAGGAAGTCAAAGTGCTCAGTCACATCATTGTGCTGCCTGCAATGCAGCAGGTGCGGCTTGATCTGGACACAGAGGTGTTCCGAAGACTCCACCGATGGAACAGATGAACACATCTGTCCAGTGTACAAATTGAAAGAATCTCAAAGGAGAAGCATATTTCGGAGTGCTGCAGAAATCTGCAACTga